CGAGATGGCACTTGTGACTTATCCAGGTCAAGGGACAAGACAGGAATCAGACAGAAAagattttatctgtttatttaaaaacagaatatcattttatgtacaaatatacatatatttacataaaatatacatactaGGACCCCAGATCCTCGGGGTCCACAAGTCCATGGGAATGGGATGAAAGCCTCTCCATTAGACCAGATTGCAGGCCAAACAAGGTTGGAATAGTAAATCTCAGTATTCTGGCTGAGTAGGTTTGGGCAGGCTAAAGAAAAACATCTAATCCCAGGCCCCACACATAGAAAATGCCAGAAGAGCCCCAAATTAATGACTCAGAAACCCTGGGGAAGGAGCTATTGTCACCCTCGCCCACAGCAGCTCAAACCTCACCTGAACTTCTACCTTCCCTTGCTACCCTCTGCCCTCTACACAACTGAACCAGGGGCCCTTGACACCAAGTCCCAACTCTGTGAAGGCATGAACTGTAGACACAACTAGGGGAAGATTTAAAGGGCCATGGGAGTCACGCACCCCATCTCTACCCTCTACTCCCCGTTTATACCTCACACCACTGGTTCCAGACTCCGCCAGCTGTCAGTTTCCTCCCCAGAGCCTCTTTGGGTGAAGATGCCCTAGGAGGAGAACTTTCCAGAACCATAGGAATTAGCTCCTGCTGTGGGGTCTGCTAAACAGTCTTGTTGAATGCCTGGTGGGCTGGCCTTGCTTAAACAAGCCCAGCAAGAAGCATGCACAGTAACAAAaagggttttgtttatttgtttgttttttacgtttctttttctcttactaaGGGAACCTGAGGGGACCTCAGGAGGCTCCCTTGGAGGTTAATTTACAGACAGTATGGTGTGTACATGTAGCAGGCCCACAGGCCACCAGAGGGCAGAGGGCTTCTGTAACAGTTCAAGCCTCTGGCAGACCCTGGACACCTGCTTCACACTTGCCCCCCAAGGGTGGGAACACAGCTCCCCGCCTTTGGAGGTCAGATTCTAGCTCCAGCTATGCCTGCACACCTGGATCTGGCCCACAGTCTCCACGTCTCCCTTCCAACCTCTGCATCACTAATACTGCTCTGGGGTCTGAGGATAATACCTGCATCTGCAGGCAGAGGTCACACATGAGGCATGCTAGGCACGAGCCACACCCTAGTTATGTTCTGCACACAGCCACAAATCCTGTGGCACATGTACCATTCGCTGGGATTCTTAACATGACAGCACaatgcatgccacacacacacgtgcacacacacgcacacatacacacacacacacaaataggagACACTCAACCAGTGGAGCCCTCCTGACGACCAGGATTGGAGGTAAAAGTGGAGCAGTCAGTGGGGTGGGAAGTATCTTCCTAAAGAAATGCAGGCTTTTAAGGAGGGTTCCCCTAAGAAGAGTTGAAATCCCCCACGGAAGCAGAAGAAACCAGGCCTAGGGAGGgaggctggcctgggtcagaCCAGGTGCCCTCGCCCGTTGATGTAGATGCCATTGCCTGTGGGTTTGGCCCTCAGGGTCCCATTCTCCTGAACAAAATGGTTCATGGCCTGTTTGATGCCTTCATCCTGATCATCCTCCTCTTCTGTCCGCCCAGAGCCCGGAGACAGTAGTTCAGTCTGTGTTTCAATCTCTCTCACTGTGGTCAATGTGGAGTAGCTACGGCCCTCTGGCTCTTCACTCTGGAGTCCAAGGGCAGAGGATAAGTCAGCAGTCGAGATCAAACAGGCAGACACAGTAGGGTAGGGATGGGTTGTGATGGGGACAGAGGTCAGGTAAAGCACGGGTAATGGCTGTCCCGGAGGCATGGGGCTTGGAAATTTGGGGGCGGGGAGGGCAAGAGCTGGTGTTAAACATAgggatggggagacagagaatGAAGGCACAGCAGAAACGCGGGGCGGGGCTCACATGGGAGCCAGGGATGATAGGCAGGGACTGGTAGAGGGGGCTGCTGTCACACCACATCTGGGGCCAGGAGAGTGTTGGGGACACCGGTGGGGCCGGGGGCCTCACCATCACAGAGCAGCTACTGTTGTCCTTGAGACTATCAGGGTGGCCCTCCGCTCTCAGCCCTACACTCTCCTCCGGCTGCAGGAGCCCAGACATAGGGGAGGAGGAGTCAGAAGAGAGTCCAGCCTCCTCCCCTCAGCCTCTTCACCTCTCATCCTCTACCGGCGTCCTCCCTGATCACCTTTCTCCCAACCCATAGTTCCCTGTCTCTCTTATACAAACATCCCCCTTCCCACACTCATTCCCAAAAACCCACCCTGGAACCAGCACTGGTGGTGGATTTCTAGAGCAGCCCCCAACCCAGTGCTGAAAGGGCCTTGCAAAGAGGAGTCCCAGCAGCCCCAAAGCATCTATCCCGGGCTAATATCCCAGCCTCGGCTCAGCTCCAGCTATGAGTAAGCAGCCAGACCCAGTATAGGGCTATATTCCTATCTATAGAGTAGCCCAGACCCAAGCAAACCCGTGTGCCCATGCCCCACACATGCACCCATCCTTAGCACACACCTGGCTCCTAGGGTCTGTATGATGAGAATGCAGCCTTCGGATGGAGTTCTCCCTGGTCAGAGTCAGCTCCTCCTCACTGGGAAAGACACCCCCTTGTCAAGACCTGAGAGCAGTGACAGCCTCCTAGGGTGAGTCTAGCCTGGCTGAGCCTGTGTACAATGGCTGGAGGGTACTCTTGCCAAACTATGCCTGCACTAGAGTCTGTGGCTGCAGATGACAATGTGGCTGCAaagtgtatgtgtgccacatagTGCCAAAGTATGCATAGTAGATGACTCCTGGAGAATATGGATCTGGGCTTCTCTCAGACTTATGCCTCCTCATCCAGCTGTGGTCCAGGCCCCAGGCTTTCCTCACTTCCCCAAAGGCTTTGCCCGTCTCTGGTGGACAAGCTGTCCAGTCATAGGCTACCCAGtgtcctctctcctctgttctgGTTCATCTCCTACTTCATTGTCTTTGTTCTCAGCTAGGCTCCACCCACTCGGTGTAGCCAGTACTCACTATTTCTGGGTCATCTGCTGTGCTTTCCGTCGGTGATACCGGGACAtgagtaccaccaccaccaccaggaggCAGAACAGGAGTGCAGCAATCACGCCCACTACCACCACTGAGGCCGACACTAGGTCCACTTGCTTTCCTGAATCTTGAGGGTCTGCTGGAGACAGGCTGTGTCTGAGGTGCATGCCCAGATCCTTTCTGGATCTACCCCAGACCCCATTGCTACCCAAATATTATCCTCACAGAAGACATCCTCAGCTACCCACTCAGTTTAGCTCCATCCACCATCCCCAAAGACactcttttcaatttctttctctgtcttgcttCTTGTTGCCCATCCCCAGCTCCGATTCAGCCTCCCTGTCTTTGTTCCCCAACCACTGTGCTTACCAAGAACCTCCACGGTGACCTGAGAGTCCCTCGAAGAAAGTTCATTGCTGACGTGGCAGACGTAGATGCCACTGTGTTCAGTGGTCAGTGGGGGAAAGCCCAGAGTGTCCCCCTTCACTCGCACCCCGCTAGGCAGAGGTCCATCCAGCCTGAAGGACAGGGAAGCTGAAGGGTGCTGGCTGGGGCTGGCTAAGGCTGCCACCACCCAACGTGCCCAGGCAGCtattcatccccctcccccatgacGTCATCCAGAGCCTCAGGCTGTTCCCACGGTGCCCCTCCCTACCCTAGGCAGGTCTAGGCAGAGGTCCTTTCTCCCTGCCGCCCAGCCTGACCCgggcacccccacacacacttgggGAAGATCCACACGCGTGCCATCCCACATGCTCCCACAGGCATCACGTCATCTAGCACCAGGTAACAGGTATACATGCTATAAAGTCCACACAACAGGACACTCCACTCCTAGCTGGCCTTGGAGGTACCTGGAAACTGTGATTGCATGCTCCAACACCTATGATATTACGTGGCGGAGTAAACAAACCTAGCCCTAGGCACAAGGTCACATGTACCGTTCATATGTCCACATGTAAGAACCTGTCTATCATAGGCTCACATACATGGGTATCCTACCCTTTTGTAATTCTCTGGAAGAAAAGACAAGGGCTCTTGAAGGAGCTGGTGGAAGGGGGTGGGTGTTTCTGCGGTGCTAGCAACATGATGGTTATAAGGAGCATTGGTATAACAGCAGCTATAGCCAGCTGTGTTTTTGTCTCGTGCACTTTTAGCGCTCAGAAATAGTTAAAAGATTCATATCTACCATAGTTTTAGTTCCTAGTTTAAAGTTAGGGGGGAAAGCCAAGAAGATATCTACACATTCCCTATGGGTAATCACACATTCCCTGGACCGCGCCAGTAATATTTGCTGActatgcatatttttatattgGTCTGAACATATGCCCTAACTAATATAGGGTTCATCCTGAAAAGAAAAGGATGCTAGTCCCATGCTAGGCCCTTCTGCAGGCATAGGCCCTTACCGTGTCCAGTTGAATGAGGGAGGGGGCTGTCCTTCACTCAGGCACTTGAGTGTAGCTCCTTCTCGGCCAACATGCCACAAGTTTTGGTCCTCAAGGCCCCTCACAGAGGCCTCTGCAAggactggagtgggaggagggaggaggaagaatgggaGGATGCTTTAATCCATGAATCCCCTCTTGTCCTATGTGAACAGcctccctctcccctcacccACAGCTCCTGACCACATTGTCATgtgccccccacccctgccccaagcTCAGAGTTTATTTTGCTTGACCTGTGCTGCAAAGCCCGCACGTCCCTTGGAGTAAGGGAGTTTCACAGTCTTTCTGACTCTCCGGTGACACCTAGCATACTGTTACTCACCAAGCAGGTGCTCGCTAAGGGCCTAAAACCCGCCAGTTTGTTCATTTTCCTAACAGATGTGTGTTGATTTCCTACTTCCTGCCAAGTGGCGGTGTAATCTGGCTTGCAGGCTAACGCTGGGAGCACACTATCATTTCCTGAACCCTTACAGGATTTCAAATCTGTGAGATGCTTTGCATTCAAGGACGCTAATTCTCATCAAAATCCTGTATAGTTGGTATAATTACACTCATTTTCTGGTGAATAAAATGAGGTCTAACAAGATTAAATAACTATTGGTAAATAGCAGAACGGCGGCTTGTCCCAAGTCTGTCTCCAAACTCTAAACTGTATATTTTGCAAATACCTTCagtatcatatttatattttattctcccATCAACACTGTAAAAATAAGGCAGTCTCTTCTACAAAGTTCACAGAGATACCAGG
The sequence above is drawn from the Chionomys nivalis chromosome 5, mChiNiv1.1, whole genome shotgun sequence genome and encodes:
- the Nectin4 gene encoding nectin-4 isoform X5, which encodes MASQPMPLSLGAEMWGLEAWLLLLFLASFTGRCPAGELETSDLVTVVLGQDAKLPCFYRGDPDEQVGQVAWARVDPNEGTRELALLHSKYGLHVSPAYEDRVEQPPPPRDPLDGSVLLRNAVQADEGEYECRVSTFPAGSFQARMRLRVLVPPLPSLNPGPPLEEGQGLTLAASCTAEGSPAPTVTWDTEVKGTQASRSFKHSRSAAVTSEFHLVPSRSMNGQPLTCVVSHPGLLQDQRITHTLQVAFLAEASVRGLEDQNLWHVGREGATLKCLSEGQPPPSFNWTRLDGPLPSGVRVKGDTLGFPPLTTEHSGIYVCHVSNELSSRDSQVTVEVLADPQDSGKQVDLVSASVVVVGVIAALLFCLLVVVVVLMSRYHRRKAQQMTQKYEEELTLTRENSIRRLHSHHTDPRSQPEESVGLRAEGHPDSLKDNSSCSVMSEEPEGRSYSTLTTVREIETQTELLSPGSGRTEEEDDQDEGIKQAMNHFVQENGTLRAKPTGNGIYINGRGHLV